A region from the Achromobacter seleniivolatilans genome encodes:
- a CDS encoding VOC family protein — MHKQIFVNLAIGDMQKSQTFFKALGFTFNPDFTNEQGACMIVGENIYAMLLVKDFFQGFTGKPIVDATQQTEVLVALSCESRAEVDDLVARAIAAGGTAPREPQDHGFMYAHGFEDLDGHIWELVHMPASGA, encoded by the coding sequence ATGCACAAGCAGATATTCGTCAATCTCGCCATCGGCGACATGCAGAAATCGCAGACGTTCTTCAAAGCCCTGGGCTTTACCTTCAACCCGGATTTCACCAATGAGCAAGGCGCTTGCATGATCGTCGGCGAAAACATCTACGCCATGCTGCTGGTGAAGGATTTCTTCCAGGGTTTCACCGGCAAGCCTATCGTCGATGCCACCCAACAAACCGAGGTGCTGGTCGCGCTGTCTTGCGAAAGCCGCGCCGAAGTCGATGATCTCGTGGCGCGGGCGATTGCTGCTGGCGGCACGGCGCCGCGCGAGCCGCAAGATCACGGTTTCATGTACGCGCACGGCTTTGAAGACCTGGACGGGCACATCTGGGAACTCGTGCATATGCCTGCTAGCGGCGCATGA
- a CDS encoding YciI family protein: protein MRYMIIVRATPDSESGIMPEESMLASMATYHEALAKAGVLLDANGLQPSSKGWRVQYDHGQRKVIDGPFADTKELIAGYTMIQVRSREEAMQWALRFPEPFTNQPCEVEVRQLFELEDFGPSQAVERFRDIPGVAR, encoded by the coding sequence ATGCGATACATGATCATCGTCAGGGCCACGCCCGACAGCGAATCCGGCATCATGCCGGAAGAAAGCATGTTGGCTTCGATGGCGACCTATCACGAAGCTCTGGCCAAGGCTGGCGTGCTGCTCGACGCCAACGGCTTGCAACCCTCGTCCAAAGGCTGGCGCGTGCAATATGACCATGGGCAGCGCAAAGTCATCGACGGCCCCTTTGCCGATACCAAAGAGCTGATTGCCGGCTACACCATGATTCAGGTGCGGTCGCGCGAAGAGGCCATGCAATGGGCGCTGCGCTTTCCCGAGCCGTTCACCAATCAGCCCTGCGAAGTCGAAGTGCGCCAATTGTTCGAACTGGAAGACTTCGGGCCCAGCCAGGCCGTGGAACGTTTTCGCGACATACCGGGCGTAGCCCGTTGA
- a CDS encoding YciI family protein — MSYMLLIVEPVGQRAQRTPEEGREAYAQMLRYAEGLKARGLLTGAESLKSESEGVRLSIRDGQRTLVDGPFAEAKEMIGGFFLLTCETREEALALAAECPAAQWATVEVRELGPCNM, encoded by the coding sequence ATGTCTTACATGCTGCTGATCGTCGAACCGGTGGGGCAACGCGCCCAACGCACACCAGAAGAAGGCCGCGAAGCCTACGCGCAGATGTTGCGCTATGCCGAAGGCCTGAAGGCGCGCGGCCTGCTGACCGGCGCCGAATCCCTGAAGTCGGAATCCGAAGGCGTGCGGCTGAGCATCCGCGACGGGCAACGAACGCTGGTCGATGGCCCCTTTGCCGAGGCCAAGGAAATGATCGGCGGGTTCTTCCTGCTGACCTGTGAAACTCGTGAAGAAGCGCTGGCGCTGGCCGCTGAGTGCCCGGCCGCGCAATGGGCCACGGTAGAGGTCCGCGAACTGGGCCCCTGCAACATGTAG
- a CDS encoding OmpA/MotB family protein, with protein MSLISPSLAQRIEQARQAQMRAQKAAADSGWRPSKSDRKDRYSRWHVEEQVEQDSENWLLSYLDLITLLLAMLVVMLAVSRLHGQIDGPSDTPVELVGTLAATGLPKYDGEYSEFDATPIPASWAEPAAPATAADTPPADDGVVVADAAPPLKAPSKESLGLGDLGKSVDVIINEQSVSFRISNELLFPSGQATLSPAGLDVIKRLAAILNKNEYQVSVEGHSDPVPIQTKQFASNWELSSSRATSVLRELVRDGVAAQRLRAVGYAETRPIESNDTQTGRAANRRVELIMDITAPQKPAQAADTAVKVAAKPAAGAASAPEPAAATPPVRP; from the coding sequence ATGAGCTTGATTTCCCCTTCCCTGGCGCAGCGGATCGAACAGGCCCGCCAGGCCCAGATGCGCGCGCAGAAAGCGGCGGCCGACAGCGGCTGGCGCCCAAGCAAAAGCGACCGCAAAGACCGCTATTCCCGCTGGCACGTTGAAGAACAGGTCGAGCAGGATTCCGAGAACTGGCTGTTGAGCTATCTGGACCTGATCACGCTGCTGCTGGCGATGCTGGTCGTGATGCTGGCCGTGTCGCGCTTGCATGGCCAGATTGACGGCCCCTCGGACACCCCGGTGGAGCTGGTTGGCACTCTGGCCGCTACCGGTTTGCCCAAGTACGACGGCGAATACTCTGAATTCGACGCGACGCCGATTCCCGCCAGTTGGGCGGAACCGGCCGCGCCGGCAACTGCCGCAGACACCCCGCCCGCAGACGACGGCGTGGTGGTGGCCGATGCCGCGCCGCCGCTCAAAGCCCCGTCCAAAGAGTCCTTGGGCCTGGGCGATCTGGGCAAGTCGGTGGATGTCATCATCAACGAACAGTCCGTCAGCTTCCGCATCAGCAACGAACTCCTGTTCCCGTCGGGCCAGGCGACACTCAGTCCGGCCGGCCTGGACGTGATCAAGCGCTTGGCCGCCATCTTGAACAAAAACGAATACCAGGTTTCCGTGGAAGGTCACAGCGACCCGGTGCCGATCCAGACCAAGCAATTCGCCTCGAACTGGGAACTGTCCAGCAGCCGAGCCACCAGCGTGCTGCGTGAACTGGTCCGCGACGGCGTGGCGGCCCAGCGCCTGCGCGCGGTGGGTTACGCCGAAACCCGCCCCATCGAATCCAACGACACGCAAACTGGCCGCGCTGCCAACCGCCGCGTTGAATTGATCATGGATATCACGGCGCCGCAGAAGCCCGCGCAAGCGGCTGATACGGCAGTAAAAGTGGCTGCGAAACCGGCTGCGGGGGCAGCCAGCGCACCCGAACCCGCTGCGGCAACCCCGCCAGTACGGCCCTGA
- a CDS encoding motility protein A: MNPSTVIGAAVGLLTLLVVIALSATDASMYFNLPGLAIVLGGTCAALFIAYPLPEVVRIFKLVRTVFRNEQHDQQRDIEELVSMAQLWMNTDVHKVEQELKKVSNPFLRTGVQLIIDNTPEDQIIEVLQWRVARMRAREQAEAQMFRVMATFAPAFGMLGTLVALINLMAVLGDGSMTMIGQHLAIGLMTTFYGILLANLICKPIALKLERRTARRVESMNMVLQGIAMMCEKRGPAVVRETLNSFVMHVEDEIYDGGAANAAPKPKTEGQVKPAAQPVSIARPAAARQ, translated from the coding sequence ATGAATCCGTCTACCGTCATCGGCGCCGCCGTCGGCTTGCTTACTCTGCTTGTCGTTATCGCGCTGTCCGCCACCGATGCCAGCATGTACTTCAACCTGCCGGGCCTGGCCATCGTTCTGGGCGGCACCTGCGCCGCCCTGTTCATCGCCTACCCGCTGCCGGAAGTCGTCCGCATCTTCAAGCTGGTGCGCACCGTGTTCCGCAACGAACAGCACGACCAGCAGCGCGACATCGAAGAACTGGTGTCGATGGCGCAGCTATGGATGAACACCGACGTCCACAAGGTCGAGCAGGAGCTGAAGAAGGTCTCGAACCCGTTCTTGCGCACCGGCGTGCAGCTCATCATCGACAACACGCCCGAAGACCAGATCATTGAAGTGCTGCAATGGCGCGTCGCGCGCATGCGTGCCCGCGAACAGGCCGAAGCCCAGATGTTTCGCGTCATGGCCACGTTTGCGCCGGCCTTCGGCATGCTGGGCACGCTGGTCGCGCTGATCAACCTGATGGCTGTGCTGGGCGATGGCAGCATGACGATGATCGGCCAACATCTGGCGATTGGCCTGATGACCACGTTCTACGGCATCTTGCTGGCCAACCTGATCTGCAAACCCATCGCGCTAAAGCTTGAGCGCCGCACCGCCCGCCGCGTCGAGTCCATGAACATGGTGCTGCAAGGCATAGCGATGATGTGCGAGAAGCGCGGCCCGGCCGTGGTGCGTGAAACGCTGAATTCTTTCGTCATGCACGTTGAAGACGAAATCTACGACGGCGGCGCTGCAAATGCCGCGCCCAAACCCAAGACAGAAGGCCAGGTCAAGCCTGCCGCCCAGCCCGTCTCTATTGCCCGCCCTGCCGCAGCACGTCAATGA
- a CDS encoding NYN domain-containing protein: MNNPNENVSMALFCDFENVALGVRDTKYQKFDIRPVLERLLLKGSIVVKKAYCDWERYKEFKAPMHEANFELIEIPHVRQSGKNSADIRLVVDALDFCYTKSHVNTFVIISGDSDFSPLVSKLRENNKKVIGVGVKQSTSDLLIANCDEFIFYDDLAREGQRTADARRDNRGGANTAQRRTPDEERRRKEELEARKTQAVEMVVETFEALMAERGDSGNVWASALKDALKRRKPDFNESYYGFRAFGNLLDEAQSRGFLEVGREEKSGTYVYRDNSGAKPVPLQQVAESAEGQADVAQEESSPNPNSRSARKSRGGRKASGRGAGRGARDDNAAVNADSAASSESPRQSGDANPAEAARPVETSKPPEGFKAAQAHAQAPTQAVAQAPEQAPKPSPQPVEAVAQASQPEPVDLSKKPGVYKLPPMPKPFQTPRQNTAVTSPPPKVNIAEWTFADAPPDARRDTSVKAPAKVSDPFEGAVARRAAEPEAAPAVVAKRSTRTATKTATAKSGERGATAKTSRAATAQTVAAEPAKTPAAAKTPSAKASDAPAKPARKTAARTRRTSKTDTPES, translated from the coding sequence ATGAACAACCCCAACGAAAACGTCAGCATGGCGCTTTTCTGCGACTTCGAGAACGTGGCGCTGGGTGTGCGGGACACCAAGTATCAGAAATTTGACATCCGTCCGGTGCTGGAACGCCTGCTGCTCAAGGGCAGCATCGTGGTCAAGAAGGCGTATTGCGATTGGGAGCGTTACAAAGAGTTCAAGGCTCCCATGCACGAGGCCAATTTTGAACTGATCGAGATTCCGCACGTGCGCCAATCGGGCAAGAATTCGGCCGATATCCGCCTGGTCGTGGATGCCCTGGACTTCTGCTACACCAAGTCCCACGTCAACACGTTCGTGATCATCAGCGGCGATTCCGACTTTTCTCCGCTGGTGTCCAAGCTGCGCGAGAACAACAAGAAAGTGATCGGCGTGGGCGTGAAGCAATCCACGTCAGACCTGCTGATTGCCAACTGCGACGAATTCATCTTCTACGACGATCTGGCCCGTGAAGGCCAGCGCACCGCCGACGCGCGCCGCGACAACCGCGGCGGCGCCAACACCGCCCAGCGCCGCACGCCGGACGAAGAACGCCGCCGCAAGGAAGAACTGGAAGCCCGCAAGACGCAGGCCGTCGAGATGGTGGTTGAGACTTTTGAAGCGCTGATGGCCGAGCGCGGCGATAGCGGCAACGTCTGGGCGTCGGCGCTGAAAGACGCGCTGAAACGCCGCAAGCCGGATTTCAACGAGTCCTATTATGGCTTCCGGGCGTTTGGCAACTTGCTGGACGAGGCGCAATCGCGCGGTTTCCTTGAGGTAGGCCGTGAGGAAAAGTCCGGCACCTATGTGTATCGTGACAACTCGGGCGCCAAGCCCGTGCCGCTTCAACAGGTAGCCGAGTCCGCCGAAGGGCAGGCAGACGTGGCGCAGGAAGAGTCCAGCCCGAATCCCAACTCCAGGTCTGCCCGTAAATCGCGCGGCGGCCGCAAGGCGTCGGGCAGGGGCGCAGGCCGTGGCGCGCGTGACGACAACGCTGCGGTAAATGCCGACAGCGCTGCCTCGTCGGAATCCCCGCGTCAGTCGGGCGATGCCAATCCGGCTGAAGCCGCCCGTCCGGTTGAAACTTCGAAGCCGCCTGAAGGTTTCAAGGCGGCTCAGGCGCATGCGCAAGCCCCGACGCAAGCTGTTGCCCAAGCGCCGGAGCAGGCGCCGAAGCCGTCCCCGCAACCCGTCGAAGCCGTCGCGCAAGCCAGTCAGCCCGAGCCGGTCGATTTGTCCAAAAAGCCGGGTGTCTACAAGCTGCCGCCGATGCCCAAGCCTTTTCAGACACCCAGGCAGAACACGGCCGTGACCTCGCCGCCGCCGAAAGTGAATATCGCCGAATGGACGTTTGCGGACGCGCCGCCTGACGCCCGCCGCGACACGTCGGTCAAGGCGCCTGCCAAGGTGTCGGACCCGTTCGAGGGAGCCGTTGCCAGGCGGGCAGCTGAACCGGAAGCGGCGCCGGCGGTAGTTGCCAAACGCAGCACCCGCACCGCGACCAAGACGGCTACGGCCAAATCGGGTGAGCGGGGCGCCACTGCCAAGACCTCGCGCGCAGCCACGGCCCAGACGGTTGCCGCTGAACCGGCCAAGACGCCTGCCGCAGCCAAAACGCCAAGTGCCAAGGCGTCTGATGCGCCCGCCAAACCCGCCCGCAAGACGGCGGCTCGCACGCGCCGTACCAGCAAGACCGACACGCCGGAATCCTGA